One genomic region from Bacillus aquiflavi encodes:
- a CDS encoding DEAD/DEAH box helicase: MTVQIQFDSTWQENFLQRIENDGPWGNWELFQLAVEVEKHLIIPEFEGLQAPNHLPQLTPLPHQLEVAKQVVENMNGKAILADEVGLGKTIEAGLILKEYMIRGLVKKVLILVPASLVTQWAKELNEKFYIPAVVQRKSYVWDQCDVVVSSIDTAKRNPHRDIIYEQDYDLIIIDEAHKLKNNKTKNYEFVQNLKKKFCLLLTATPIQNRIDEIFNLVSLLKPGHLGNETAFFEKYNKNSRSINDDEHLKKLVNKVMIRNRRADTKIEWTKRKIETILVELTKEERELYEAVSAIKNSSRFSIITLQREACSSREAVFYTLKNMLSKTEKPSQTFKEKITELISKVEQVNTNSKAEKALQLIRSINDKVIIFTEYRATQLYLQWFLKQHGISSVPFRGGFKRGKKDWMRELFQNHAQVLIATEAGGEGINLQFCNHIINFDLPWNPMKLEQRIGRIHRLGQEKDVNIYNFTTKDTVEEHILKLLYEKINLFERVVGELDDFLTKLDFGSFEEHLADIFNDSSSEGEMRIKMENLTSIIHFADEMKESESHAATGNS, from the coding sequence ATGACGGTGCAAATACAGTTTGATTCTACTTGGCAAGAGAATTTTTTACAGCGTATCGAAAATGACGGTCCGTGGGGGAATTGGGAGTTATTTCAACTTGCTGTCGAGGTAGAAAAACATCTCATCATTCCAGAATTTGAAGGATTGCAGGCACCCAATCATTTACCCCAATTAACTCCTTTACCTCATCAGCTTGAAGTCGCAAAACAAGTTGTTGAAAATATGAACGGTAAGGCCATTTTAGCAGATGAAGTTGGGCTTGGGAAGACAATTGAAGCAGGGCTTATTTTAAAAGAATATATGATTCGCGGTCTAGTAAAAAAAGTACTAATATTAGTCCCTGCCTCTCTCGTAACTCAATGGGCAAAAGAGTTGAACGAGAAATTTTATATCCCAGCTGTCGTCCAAAGAAAAAGTTATGTTTGGGATCAATGTGATGTAGTTGTATCTTCAATCGATACCGCTAAACGAAATCCGCATAGGGATATTATTTATGAGCAGGATTATGATTTGATCATTATTGATGAAGCACATAAATTAAAAAATAATAAAACGAAAAATTACGAGTTTGTCCAAAACTTAAAAAAGAAATTTTGTTTGCTTTTAACAGCAACACCAATTCAAAACAGAATTGATGAAATCTTTAATCTTGTTTCATTATTAAAACCGGGGCACTTAGGAAATGAAACTGCCTTTTTTGAAAAATATAATAAAAATTCCCGTTCGATTAACGATGACGAGCACTTAAAAAAGTTAGTGAATAAAGTAATGATTCGCAATCGGCGAGCTGATACTAAAATCGAATGGACGAAAAGAAAGATAGAAACAATTTTAGTTGAACTGACAAAAGAGGAACGCGAGCTTTATGAAGCAGTCTCAGCGATAAAAAATAGCAGCAGGTTTTCAATTATAACATTACAACGCGAGGCATGCAGCAGCAGGGAGGCAGTGTTTTACACTTTAAAAAACATGCTTTCTAAAACGGAAAAACCATCACAAACCTTTAAAGAAAAAATAACCGAATTAATCTCTAAAGTCGAACAGGTAAACACGAACTCAAAAGCAGAAAAAGCATTACAATTAATTCGCTCTATTAACGATAAAGTCATTATTTTCACTGAATATCGTGCAACTCAACTATATTTACAATGGTTTTTAAAACAACATGGAATTAGTTCTGTTCCCTTTCGCGGAGGATTCAAACGCGGAAAAAAAGATTGGATGCGTGAGCTTTTTCAAAATCACGCTCAAGTTTTAATCGCGACCGAGGCTGGGGGCGAAGGGATTAATTTGCAATTTTGCAATCATATTATTAATTTTGATTTACCTTGGAATCCGATGAAGCTAGAGCAGCGAATCGGACGGATTCATCGTTTAGGACAAGAAAAGGATGTGAACATTTATAATTTTACAACGAAGGACACTGTAGAAGAGCATATTTTAAAGCTCCTCTATGAGAAAATTAATTTATTTGAAAGAGTTGTCGGCGAGCTTGATGATTTTTTAACAAAGCTTGACTTCGGAAGTTTCGAAGAACACCTTGCCGATATTTTTAATGATTCTTCGTCAGAAGGTGAAATGAGAATCAAAATGGAAAATTTAACATCTATTATACATTTTGCTGATGAAATGAAGGAGAGCGAAAGCCATGCAGCAACAGGAAATTCATAG
- a CDS encoding YqhG family protein translates to MQQQEIHRFLERYFNANGCEIVDRGLGYLTVQLTVELDKELMNRPFYWHYLEKTGGIPQPMQLTLITNQKKVPKQINGEVVHFGSPRLHQIFQSTKNLAGYIRLYESHDHHFKQTPLFPWLGLNVKISYKCDRKKDVFKSIGLQLINGYLVEDFHDKLKEISLTPKIPDYAFTLSPLVKPRSGLLRIEKYFRKELEKQDLSWANDAKSRWDKDLQLLEHFYEEVDDKGEGYENEKAALQEQYEPKIMISIINGGLFYLTKTAIS, encoded by the coding sequence ATGCAGCAACAGGAAATTCATAGGTTTTTGGAACGTTATTTTAACGCTAACGGCTGTGAAATTGTAGATCGGGGTTTAGGTTATTTAACGGTTCAACTGACAGTGGAACTTGATAAAGAATTAATGAATCGGCCATTTTACTGGCATTACCTAGAAAAAACAGGTGGTATTCCGCAGCCAATGCAACTTACACTTATTACAAACCAAAAAAAAGTTCCTAAACAAATAAATGGTGAGGTGGTCCATTTCGGATCGCCCCGACTTCACCAAATATTTCAATCAACTAAAAATTTAGCAGGTTATATTAGATTATATGAAAGCCATGATCATCACTTCAAGCAAACACCTTTATTCCCTTGGCTCGGTTTAAACGTGAAAATTTCTTATAAATGTGATCGAAAAAAAGATGTATTTAAATCAATCGGTTTACAGCTAATTAACGGATATTTAGTGGAAGACTTTCACGATAAACTGAAAGAAATTTCATTAACACCGAAAATACCTGATTATGCATTTACACTATCTCCATTAGTGAAACCGAGAAGTGGTCTACTTAGAATTGAGAAATATTTTCGTAAAGAGCTTGAAAAACAAGATCTTTCATGGGCTAATGATGCCAAAAGCCGTTGGGATAAAGATTTGCAATTGCTAGAACATTTTTATGAAGAGGTTGACGATAAGGGAGAAGGCTACGAAAATGAAAAAGCAGCCTTACAAGAACAATATGAACCAAAAATAATGATCTCAATCATTAATGGCGGATTATTTTACTTAACAAAAACAGCTATTTCATAA
- a CDS encoding YqzE family protein: MNSNEYVKFMTKTIVQYIDQPREERKQQRLMKKQTKEPFLYKWFGLIPYAILFMLKRNKEKK, from the coding sequence TTGAATTCAAATGAGTATGTAAAATTTATGACAAAGACAATTGTTCAATATATTGATCAGCCGCGTGAAGAGCGCAAACAGCAACGTTTAATGAAAAAGCAAACAAAGGAACCATTTTTATATAAATGGTTTGGCTTAATTCCTTATGCGATTTTATTTATGTTGAAACGGAATAAAGAAAAGAAGTAA
- a CDS encoding shikimate kinase: MKSIYLIGFMGAGKTTIGRELGQAIHYPVIDTDEKIVLTEGREINNIFSTFGEAYFRKLETKILKSLPVCEHIITTGGGIVLNEENRKWMRKHGTVLFLYCEPEEILQRLENDITRPLLKNNKKEAVYNLYKQRLPIYKQTAHYTVDTTQKSISEIVSEIETRLKTASGGHTYKKTKK, translated from the coding sequence ATGAAATCTATTTATTTAATTGGATTTATGGGAGCAGGTAAAACAACTATAGGACGGGAGCTTGGACAAGCTATACATTATCCCGTGATTGATACTGATGAAAAAATTGTTTTGACAGAGGGGAGAGAAATAAATAACATTTTTTCAACTTTCGGAGAGGCTTATTTTCGGAAGCTTGAGACAAAAATATTAAAATCACTGCCAGTATGCGAACATATTATTACAACTGGAGGGGGGATTGTTTTAAACGAAGAAAACCGGAAGTGGATGAGGAAGCATGGAACTGTGTTATTTTTATATTGTGAACCCGAAGAAATTTTACAGCGACTTGAAAATGATATAACTCGTCCATTATTAAAAAATAATAAAAAAGAAGCAGTTTATAATTTATATAAACAACGGCTCCCTATTTATAAACAAACAGCTCATTATACAGTGGATACAACTCAGAAAAGCATTTCTGAAATTGTTTCTGAAATAGAGACTCGATTGAAGACTGCTTCGGGTGGACATACTTATAAAAAGACTAAAAAGTAG